Proteins from a genomic interval of Crassostrea angulata isolate pt1a10 chromosome 7, ASM2561291v2, whole genome shotgun sequence:
- the LOC128191842 gene encoding uncharacterized protein LOC128191842, whose product MRGTGALLVWLVIVNGPGLVLAKDKIEGGFTPICRICELIYGIFSPQCYFHCMNPLPYPGPVVSQPQTGVRRYDIQCAYCQSIHGVGSPQCNTFCHGRRPETHGTSFCVFCLFIYGPNSNQCTRMCPVIGSSTSSVNDPICARCQQEHGAGSPHCRTVCVLNAFSIANSNIIASMTAGNSADYLRKPVKRLGVY is encoded by the exons ATGAGAGGAACAGGTGCCCTGTTGGTCTGGCTGGTGATAGTAAACGGTCCAGGATTGGTTCTGGCCAAAGATAAAATTGaag GAGGATTTACCCCTATTTGTAGGATATGTGAACTTATCTACGGAATATTTTCCCCTCAGTGTTATTTTCACTGTATGAATCCATTACCTTATCCTGGACCTGTTGTATCTCAGCCTCAAACCGGGGTCCGCCGTTATGACATTCAGTGTGCCTACTGTCAATCTATCCATGGCGTCGGATCTCCACAATGTAACACTTTTTGTCACGGAAGAAGGCCTGAAACCCATGGGACCAGTTTCTGCGTGTTTTGTCTCTTCATATACGGACCAAATTCCAATCAGTGCACACGCATGTGTCCAGTTATAGGTTCGAGTACGAGCAGTGTCAATGATCCTATTTGCGCGAGATGTCAACAGGAACATGGCGCTGGATCTCCCCATTGTCGAACAGTGTGTGTTCTAAACGCATTTTCTATTGCAAATAGCAATATCATAGCCAGCATGACTGCAGGGAATTCAGCCGATTATCTAAGGAAACCTGTTAAAAGACTTGGAGTGTACTAA